In a single window of the Streptomyces cinnabarinus genome:
- a CDS encoding GDSL-type esterase/lipase family protein, with the protein MSQALSAGPYGASVPAGSGSQGAREVRATSPVVRRHEGEGRAERHAHARKDMHETGLRRFACADVRRGHDVDFVGPYKGTKTPAAPAAPARPALQGEIEDVPPEGPPVVGEYAAGVSPDFDSDHFAVWGRQAAQDKNLIGRMVAQYEPDLVLVGLGFNDMGWFVSGTQGTLNSMKELIDNARAARPGVGFAVANVPQRSLIDGREDLPATTADYNDLLADAVSSWSSPASPVELVDWAGGYDCGPVDCPAGYDGLHGDAVADASLAEPSARAAA; encoded by the coding sequence ATGTCGCAGGCTCTCTCGGCGGGGCCGTACGGCGCGTCTGTCCCCGCTGGCTCGGGGTCGCAGGGCGCCCGTGAAGTACGTGCCACGAGTCCTGTTGTCCGACGTCATGAAGGGGAAGGACGTGCTGAACGGCATGCCCATGCCAGGAAAGACATGCACGAGACTGGCCTGCGTCGTTTCGCTTGCGCTGATGTTCGTCGCGGCCACGACGTCGACTTCGTCGGCCCCTACAAGGGGACCAAGACTCCCGCCGCCCCGGCGGCCCCGGCCAGGCCAGCGCTTCAGGGAGAGATCGAGGATGTACCCCCCGAGGGCCCACCTGTCGTGGGTGAGTACGCGGCCGGAGTGTCCCCGGATTTCGACAGCGACCACTTCGCGGTCTGGGGACGCCAGGCGGCCCAGGACAAGAATCTGATCGGCAGGATGGTCGCGCAGTACGAACCTGATCTGGTGCTCGTCGGACTCGGGTTCAACGACATGGGCTGGTTCGTCAGCGGCACGCAAGGCACGCTCAACAGCATGAAGGAGCTGATCGACAACGCCCGCGCCGCCAGGCCCGGCGTCGGGTTCGCCGTGGCGAACGTTCCCCAGCGCTCCCTCATCGACGGGCGCGAGGACCTGCCCGCCACGACCGCCGACTACAACGACCTGCTCGCCGACGCGGTCTCGTCCTGGAGCAGCCCCGCCTCCCCGGTGGAGCTGGTGGACTGGGCCGGCGGGTACGACTGCGGTCCCGTGGACTGTCCGGCGGGCTACGACGGTCTGCACGGCGATGCGGTGGCGGATGCCTCGCTTGCGGAGCCATCGGCGCGGGCCGCGGCGTGA
- a CDS encoding non-ribosomal peptide synthetase — MGNRQIERISLLQEQIWIAEQLAPGRSVYGIPMVIRLRGALDTELAARCVTEIVRRHEVLRSRVGEENGELHLITDPPQPFALPVFDFRSRPDEWRVFVETAARESFDLVHGPLLRAAVLRLEDDAYAFFLNMHHIVADGWSLRLFWTEFVALYAAWHAGGEPDLPDLTMQYRDFAAEQRRITEDGGYGNVLDAWARELAGATTVLALPVDHSSGASRDYQGDEFTTVVPEQLRADTYACAKRLGVTPFAMLGGVWGVLLARCTRQDDLLIGTPLAGRTRPEYQSLIGLFANTMPLRLRLDADVSFASLVRELQLSTFDALSSQDAPFTELVKRVDSQRTSRETPLFQTMFSFEQSTEFEATLPGCAVTELYEVSNGGARFRLSLSAVDALGELSLQFEYDSELFDPGTIEAMAESYLALLGEAVSHPEFPLEALRTSTDAAPDRELTGRPVPVDEPATLHALFERRVRQSPDAPAIEREDGTPVSYAQLNSQANRLARYLRQLGLRTGERVALALPHGSSWPSAVLAVLKAGGAYVPVAPDAPGSRKAHVLAETAPRLVLTVVDLAEGFAGAHHVLALDDPAVASSIEAQTGEDLEDIAVTGRQVAYVPFTSGSTGVPKGTLVTHVNLTAFTRAAVDTIDLGPEDRMLQLAAMTFDVHVEEFFPTWLAGGCVVFFDGVLGRTSPEALLHLLGEREITICELPTAYWIEVVRLIDPAVVPIPQSLRRVLVGGERAPIEVYQRWLDFGIPLTNVYGLTETAVTSTTYQPDADFDREALPIGRPMPHAAVYVLDALLAPVGRGVPGEIYLAGPGVSDGFLNRPEQTAERFLADPFAAEPGARMYRTGDQGRWTTEGDLEFLGRVDRQLKLRGHRVELAEIESVLDGHPDVALSLVVPRRTEADPAAELELIAFLIGAYADEATVAAYVRTQLPPHLVPAQISVVERFPLTSHGKIDEAALLALQSRERVVPEEVQGSELEVKVAEVYREVLKVPTIDLRTDIFALGFHSLAALRLVSRLNSVFTVQVPIVEFFVDSSVTNAARLIVAAGADQPVG; from the coding sequence ATGGGCAACCGACAGATCGAGAGGATCTCCCTCCTGCAGGAGCAGATCTGGATCGCTGAACAACTCGCCCCGGGCCGCAGCGTTTACGGAATACCTATGGTGATCCGACTGCGTGGCGCGTTGGACACGGAGCTCGCCGCCCGCTGCGTGACCGAGATCGTGCGTCGGCATGAGGTGCTGCGCTCCCGGGTGGGCGAGGAAAACGGTGAACTGCACCTCATCACCGATCCGCCGCAGCCCTTCGCGCTGCCTGTGTTCGACTTTCGCTCCCGGCCCGACGAGTGGCGTGTGTTCGTCGAGACGGCTGCTCGAGAGTCCTTCGACCTTGTGCACGGCCCGCTGCTGCGGGCCGCTGTGCTACGTCTTGAGGATGACGCCTACGCGTTTTTCCTCAACATGCACCACATCGTTGCGGACGGTTGGTCGCTGCGTCTGTTCTGGACCGAGTTCGTCGCGCTCTACGCCGCATGGCACGCGGGCGGTGAGCCCGATCTGCCTGACCTCACCATGCAGTACCGCGACTTCGCTGCCGAACAGCGGCGCATCACCGAGGACGGCGGGTACGGCAACGTGCTCGACGCGTGGGCTCGGGAATTGGCCGGTGCGACGACGGTCCTTGCACTGCCGGTCGATCACAGTTCAGGAGCGTCCCGGGACTACCAGGGGGATGAGTTCACGACAGTGGTGCCAGAGCAGCTTCGGGCCGATACCTACGCCTGCGCCAAGCGGCTCGGGGTCACGCCCTTCGCGATGCTCGGCGGTGTTTGGGGCGTGCTGCTGGCCCGCTGCACCCGTCAGGACGACCTGCTGATCGGAACGCCTCTGGCCGGCCGGACCCGGCCCGAGTACCAGTCGCTCATCGGGCTGTTCGCCAACACCATGCCGTTGCGACTGCGGCTGGACGCGGACGTGTCCTTCGCCTCCCTGGTCCGCGAACTCCAGCTGAGTACTTTCGACGCGCTCTCCTCACAAGACGCGCCTTTCACCGAGCTTGTCAAACGGGTCGACTCCCAACGCACCTCGCGTGAGACCCCGCTCTTCCAGACGATGTTCTCCTTCGAGCAGTCCACGGAGTTCGAGGCCACGCTGCCGGGCTGCGCGGTGACGGAGCTGTACGAGGTGTCCAATGGCGGGGCCCGGTTCCGTCTCAGTCTCAGCGCTGTCGACGCGCTGGGGGAGCTGAGCCTTCAGTTCGAATACGACAGTGAGCTGTTCGACCCGGGCACCATCGAGGCAATGGCCGAGAGCTACCTGGCGCTGCTCGGCGAGGCCGTGTCCCACCCCGAGTTCCCACTGGAGGCGCTTCGCACATCGACCGACGCCGCGCCCGATCGGGAGCTCACCGGCCGACCCGTGCCGGTCGACGAGCCGGCCACCCTGCACGCGCTGTTCGAGCGACGGGTCCGACAGAGCCCAGATGCGCCGGCGATCGAGCGTGAAGACGGTACTCCCGTCAGTTACGCACAGCTCAACAGCCAGGCCAACCGGCTCGCGCGGTATCTGCGTCAGCTAGGTCTTCGCACGGGCGAGCGGGTGGCGCTCGCCTTGCCCCATGGCTCCTCCTGGCCGTCCGCCGTGCTCGCCGTGCTGAAGGCGGGCGGGGCCTACGTCCCGGTGGCTCCGGACGCGCCCGGCAGCCGCAAGGCTCACGTCCTCGCCGAGACCGCGCCCCGCTTGGTGCTCACGGTCGTGGACCTTGCCGAGGGCTTTGCCGGGGCGCACCATGTGCTCGCCCTCGACGACCCGGCGGTTGCTTCCTCGATCGAGGCCCAGACCGGTGAAGATCTCGAGGACATCGCTGTGACAGGCCGCCAGGTCGCGTATGTCCCGTTCACCTCCGGCTCGACGGGAGTGCCCAAGGGCACCCTCGTCACCCATGTCAACCTGACTGCGTTCACCCGTGCCGCGGTGGACACGATCGATCTGGGCCCGGAAGACAGGATGCTGCAGCTCGCCGCGATGACCTTCGACGTACATGTCGAGGAGTTCTTCCCAACCTGGCTGGCCGGTGGCTGCGTCGTCTTTTTCGATGGCGTGCTCGGCCGGACCAGCCCGGAGGCACTGCTGCACCTCCTCGGAGAGCGCGAGATCACCATATGTGAGCTCCCCACCGCCTATTGGATCGAAGTAGTGCGCCTGATCGACCCGGCTGTTGTCCCCATTCCGCAAAGCTTGCGGCGAGTGCTGGTCGGCGGCGAACGCGCGCCGATCGAGGTCTACCAGCGCTGGTTGGACTTCGGGATTCCGCTCACCAATGTCTATGGGCTCACCGAAACGGCGGTGACCAGCACGACCTACCAGCCTGATGCTGACTTCGACCGCGAGGCGCTGCCGATCGGACGACCAATGCCGCACGCCGCCGTCTACGTGCTCGACGCTTTGCTCGCACCGGTTGGACGCGGCGTGCCAGGGGAGATCTACCTGGCCGGCCCCGGCGTCTCCGACGGCTTTCTCAACCGGCCCGAGCAGACCGCCGAGCGCTTCTTGGCGGACCCCTTCGCGGCCGAGCCGGGCGCACGTATGTATCGCACCGGCGACCAAGGCCGATGGACTACCGAAGGTGACCTCGAATTTCTCGGCCGCGTGGACCGTCAGCTCAAACTGCGCGGCCATCGGGTCGAGCTCGCCGAAATCGAATCGGTACTCGACGGCCATCCGGACGTGGCGCTCAGCCTGGTCGTGCCTCGGCGCACCGAGGCTGATCCAGCGGCCGAGCTTGAGCTGATCGCGTTCCTGATCGGTGCGTACGCCGACGAGGCAACAGTCGCGGCGTACGTTCGTACCCAGCTTCCCCCACACCTGGTTCCGGCTCAAATCTCAGTAGTTGAACGGTTCCCGCTCACCTCGCACGGCAAGATTGACGAAGCAGCCTTGCTCGCGCTGCAGAGCCGCGAGCGTGTCGTCCCCGAGGAAGTGCAGGGCAGCGAGCTCGAAGTCAAGGTCGCGGAGGTCTACCGTGAGGTACTCAAAGTACCGACGATCGACCTGCGGACGGACATCTTTGCGCTGGGCTTCCACTCTCTGGCCGCGCTGCGGCTCGTTTCCCGCCTCAATAGTGTGTTCACGGTGCAAGTCCCGATTGTCGAGTTCTTCGTGGACTCCTCAGTCACCAACGCTGCCCGACTGATCGTGGCGGCGGGGGCCGACCAACCAGTCGGCTGA
- a CDS encoding NAD(P)-dependent oxidoreductase yields the protein MIWTGERPSVLAAALECAPSVRWVQLASTGVESYLPLMDQRIRWSRAVGVQSELVAEHALMLALTVLRQGTASVRAGAWLPRPAIGLTNAEVLVVGGGGVARALLALLRPFRVRPKVVCRGGAPIAGAEVGTPDRLDEWLPEARVVFLAAPLTADTAGLIDAVRLRSMRRDACLVNVARGGLVITDDLVRALTSGWIAGAGLDVTDPEPLPPEHPLWSLPTCVITAHCAGDLDHALGPFVDLVRRNIRRLANGLEPIGLVDPELGY from the coding sequence TTGATCTGGACCGGCGAGCGGCCCTCGGTGCTGGCAGCCGCACTGGAGTGCGCGCCGTCGGTGCGCTGGGTTCAACTGGCGAGCACCGGCGTCGAAAGCTACCTGCCGCTCATGGATCAGCGGATCCGCTGGAGCCGGGCCGTGGGCGTCCAGTCCGAGCTGGTAGCTGAACACGCCCTCATGCTCGCGCTGACCGTGCTGCGCCAGGGCACTGCTTCCGTGAGGGCCGGCGCGTGGCTGCCGCGCCCTGCCATCGGGCTGACGAACGCCGAGGTCCTTGTGGTGGGCGGCGGCGGGGTTGCCCGGGCACTGCTCGCACTGCTGCGCCCGTTCAGGGTCCGCCCCAAGGTGGTGTGCCGCGGCGGCGCCCCGATAGCGGGCGCCGAGGTCGGCACGCCCGATCGCCTCGACGAATGGCTGCCCGAGGCCCGTGTGGTCTTCCTCGCGGCGCCGCTGACCGCGGACACGGCCGGGCTGATCGACGCAGTCAGACTCAGGTCCATGCGTCGGGACGCGTGCCTGGTGAACGTGGCGCGCGGCGGGCTTGTCATCACAGATGACCTCGTTCGTGCGCTGACCTCCGGGTGGATTGCCGGCGCCGGCCTGGACGTCACCGACCCCGAGCCGCTTCCTCCGGAGCACCCGCTGTGGTCCCTTCCCACCTGTGTGATCACCGCGCACTGCGCGGGCGATCTGGATCACGCACTCGGACCCTTCGTCGACCTGGTCCGGCGCAACATTCGTCGACTGGCGAACGGCCTTGAGCCGATCGGCCTGGTCGACCCGGAACTCGGTTACTAG
- a CDS encoding helix-turn-helix domain-containing protein, with protein MEERAAGHDSGTWTYQLPDQWFGIVTPIRGVCQIEGRENHGWLRTTLSPGEVCRVAPNNLIRLSRTPPRRLPFEVVCIQLSVEVLQRALDTHTTAPVRDVSELQTLRAFDPHVASMAQTLLHARKTGAGERYALSAAHYLAEYLLHPRRDASPRTGGLSPEQLQTVTTFMSANFSSNITLDQLAKEAGLSRYHFLRRFSAATGKTPLQYLTELRIEAACYLLAVDNDPVSQVGRRCGFPNPEHFARVFRKHVGCAPSQYRQQGQRASSP; from the coding sequence GTGGAAGAGCGAGCCGCTGGGCACGACAGCGGCACCTGGACATACCAATTGCCGGATCAGTGGTTCGGCATCGTCACGCCAATACGAGGTGTGTGTCAAATTGAAGGTCGAGAGAATCACGGTTGGTTACGTACCACGCTCAGTCCTGGAGAGGTCTGCCGGGTCGCACCCAACAACCTGATCCGGCTCAGCAGGACACCGCCCAGACGTCTCCCATTCGAAGTCGTTTGTATCCAGCTCTCCGTAGAAGTCCTTCAGCGAGCACTGGACACGCACACCACCGCTCCTGTCCGTGATGTTTCGGAATTACAGACACTGCGCGCCTTCGATCCACATGTCGCATCCATGGCGCAAACTCTACTTCACGCCCGAAAGACAGGTGCAGGAGAGCGCTATGCCCTGAGTGCAGCCCACTACCTGGCTGAATATCTACTCCATCCACGCCGCGACGCCTCACCGCGCACCGGAGGTCTTAGCCCGGAACAGCTACAAACGGTGACAACATTTATGAGCGCGAATTTCTCCTCGAACATCACGCTTGATCAGCTTGCCAAGGAAGCAGGACTCAGCCGGTACCACTTCCTGCGTCGTTTTTCCGCAGCCACCGGAAAGACACCTCTGCAATACCTCACCGAGTTGCGCATCGAAGCTGCCTGCTATCTGCTCGCAGTAGACAATGACCCAGTGTCTCAAGTCGGTAGGCGCTGCGGTTTCCCTAACCCAGAGCACTTCGCCCGCGTGTTCCGTAAGCACGTTGGATGCGCGCCATCGCAATACCGGCAGCAAGGGCAGCGTGCCTCTTCCCCTTGA
- a CDS encoding thioester reductase domain-containing protein: MTTEEAAQHDLEQSVAVVGMSGRFPGAPDLDAYWANLRDGVCSLSEFTEKELLADGADPAELRNPAFVPVQGHLADADRFEAELFGFNRTEAAALDPQHRVLLETAWSALEDAGYAPLNAPSRTGVYMGGSSTDHALAAETDPVLAASIGALQVRILTDREFLAPWISYRLGLDGPSMMVQTACSTSLTAVHLAVQALLLGECDTALAGGVAIGTTRKEGYVYYQGGTSSPDGRCRPFDEKAAGTVAGSGVGVLVLRRLEDALADGDPVRAVIRGTAVTNDGAGKVGFTAPGVDRQTAAITEAWTAAGLEPSAAQYLEAHGTGTELGDRIELEAASAAFTARAGLDGGVGIALGSVKSNIGHADAAAGVAALIKTVLMLEHATLAPTVNVTNPVAALQDSPLRLVTETRHWPRRPDLPRLAGVTSVGMGGTNVHVVVQEAPAREPRAKADARPTVLPLSARTEHQLALVASRLAARLREADAPALADVAHTLRTGRVGMPVRAYVVAAGVQEASDKLMALAESHPDPVRDPSGEAWLRGEEVTWPTLDGEARRVRLPSYPFAGESHGALTLRGTAAQAPAESAAPALGGELEGRVAELVIEALDLDGSAGLEKTYLEAGGDSLTSVHLAGRLRDELDIDVPIQLFLEPVTLKEMTIRILEIKEGGEGAGRPARRDTAVRRPTFASVHGEGVTEVHAQDLTLDKFLDAHLLADAPALPRAEREPRTVLLTGANGYLGRFLALEWLRTLAPAGGRLIALVRGKNAAAARQRLDAAFDSGDPELVRTYEELAAVHLEVVAGDMAEPRLGLDEAAWDRLADEVDLIVHAGALVNHLLPYPHLFEANVVGTAELVRLALTRRTKPITYISSVGVADSCRPALDEDTDVRVAIPALNVDDGYANGYATSKWAGEVLLREAHDLCGLPVTTVRSSMILAHSRYGGQLNVTDVFSRLLFSVLATGVAPRSFYRADGERAHYDGLPVEFTAAAVVALGGRGTSEAPSEYRTFSLVNPNDDGVSLDAIVDWLAQDGHAIERVDDYAEWYLRFEAAMRALPEAQRQYAALPIRHGFKEPEDPVPGSVIPSDRFRAAVRAGAIAGHGDIPSLTRDLVAKYARDLKNLMTAGRPMDGSHVNH; encoded by the coding sequence ATGACGACCGAGGAAGCCGCACAGCACGACCTTGAGCAATCGGTGGCCGTCGTGGGGATGAGCGGACGCTTCCCCGGCGCCCCCGACCTCGACGCCTACTGGGCCAACCTGCGCGACGGCGTCTGCTCGCTGTCCGAGTTCACCGAGAAGGAACTGCTCGCCGACGGGGCGGACCCGGCCGAGCTGCGCAATCCCGCGTTCGTCCCGGTGCAGGGGCATCTCGCTGACGCGGACCGCTTCGAGGCCGAGCTCTTCGGCTTCAACCGCACCGAGGCAGCCGCCCTGGACCCGCAGCACCGGGTGCTCCTGGAGACCGCCTGGTCGGCGCTGGAGGACGCCGGGTACGCCCCGCTGAACGCACCGTCCCGCACCGGCGTCTACATGGGCGGCAGCTCGACGGACCACGCGCTGGCCGCCGAGACGGACCCGGTGCTCGCCGCGTCGATCGGCGCGCTCCAGGTGCGTATTCTCACCGACCGCGAGTTCCTGGCGCCCTGGATCTCCTACCGGCTGGGACTGGACGGGCCGAGCATGATGGTCCAGACGGCTTGCTCGACCTCGCTGACGGCGGTCCATCTTGCCGTCCAGGCCCTGCTGCTCGGCGAGTGCGACACCGCGCTCGCGGGCGGCGTCGCCATCGGCACCACGCGCAAGGAGGGCTACGTCTACTACCAGGGTGGGACCTCCTCCCCCGACGGCCGCTGCCGCCCCTTCGACGAGAAGGCGGCCGGCACGGTGGCGGGCAGCGGGGTGGGCGTGCTGGTGCTGCGGCGGCTGGAGGACGCGCTCGCCGACGGCGACCCGGTGCGCGCGGTGATCCGGGGCACGGCCGTCACCAACGACGGGGCCGGCAAGGTCGGCTTCACCGCTCCGGGCGTGGACCGGCAGACGGCCGCGATCACCGAGGCGTGGACGGCGGCGGGGCTGGAGCCGTCGGCGGCGCAGTACCTGGAGGCGCACGGGACCGGGACCGAGCTGGGCGACCGGATCGAACTGGAGGCGGCGAGCGCGGCGTTCACCGCCCGAGCCGGCCTCGACGGCGGCGTAGGCATCGCGCTCGGTTCGGTGAAGTCGAACATCGGGCACGCCGACGCGGCGGCCGGTGTGGCGGCGCTGATCAAGACGGTCCTGATGCTGGAGCACGCCACCCTGGCCCCGACGGTGAACGTCACGAACCCGGTCGCCGCCCTGCAGGACTCGCCGCTGCGACTGGTGACCGAGACCCGTCACTGGCCGCGCAGGCCGGACCTGCCCCGGCTGGCCGGCGTGACGTCGGTCGGCATGGGCGGCACGAACGTGCACGTGGTGGTGCAGGAGGCACCGGCACGCGAGCCGCGCGCGAAGGCCGACGCCCGCCCGACGGTCCTGCCGCTGTCGGCCCGCACCGAGCATCAACTCGCTCTCGTGGCATCGCGGTTGGCGGCACGTCTGCGCGAGGCCGATGCCCCCGCCCTCGCCGATGTCGCGCACACCTTGCGCACCGGCCGGGTCGGGATGCCCGTCCGTGCCTACGTGGTCGCCGCCGGCGTGCAGGAGGCGTCGGACAAGCTCATGGCACTGGCCGAGAGCCACCCGGATCCGGTGCGGGACCCGTCGGGGGAGGCGTGGCTGCGCGGCGAGGAGGTGACCTGGCCGACGCTCGACGGCGAGGCGCGCCGGGTACGGCTCCCGTCGTACCCGTTCGCGGGCGAGAGCCACGGCGCCCTGACGCTGCGCGGCACGGCCGCTCAGGCGCCGGCCGAGAGTGCGGCGCCCGCACTGGGGGGCGAACTGGAGGGCAGGGTCGCCGAGTTGGTGATCGAGGCGCTGGATCTCGACGGGTCCGCCGGTCTGGAGAAGACGTACCTCGAGGCGGGCGGCGACTCGCTGACGTCCGTGCATCTGGCCGGACGGCTCCGCGACGAGCTGGACATCGACGTACCGATCCAGCTGTTCCTGGAACCGGTCACGCTCAAGGAAATGACGATCCGCATCCTGGAGATCAAGGAAGGCGGCGAGGGCGCCGGGCGCCCTGCTCGCCGAGATACGGCCGTGCGGCGGCCCACCTTCGCCTCGGTGCACGGCGAGGGCGTGACCGAGGTCCACGCGCAGGACCTCACCCTCGACAAGTTCCTCGACGCACACCTCCTCGCCGACGCCCCCGCGCTGCCCCGTGCCGAGCGGGAGCCGCGCACCGTGCTGCTGACCGGCGCGAACGGCTACCTCGGCCGCTTCCTCGCCCTGGAATGGCTGCGCACCCTGGCGCCGGCCGGCGGCCGGCTGATCGCCCTGGTGCGCGGCAAGAACGCCGCCGCGGCCCGGCAGCGGCTGGACGCGGCCTTCGACAGCGGCGACCCGGAGCTGGTGCGGACGTACGAGGAACTGGCCGCGGTCCATCTCGAGGTCGTGGCGGGTGACATGGCGGAACCGCGGCTCGGCCTGGACGAGGCGGCCTGGGACCGGCTGGCCGACGAGGTCGACCTGATCGTCCACGCCGGTGCGCTGGTGAACCACCTCCTGCCGTACCCGCACCTCTTCGAGGCCAACGTCGTCGGCACCGCCGAACTCGTCCGGCTGGCCCTCACCCGCCGGACGAAGCCGATCACCTACATCTCCAGCGTCGGGGTCGCCGACTCCTGCCGACCGGCCCTCGACGAGGACACCGACGTCCGCGTCGCCATACCGGCCCTGAACGTCGACGATGGCTATGCCAACGGGTACGCGACCAGTAAATGGGCCGGCGAAGTGCTGCTGCGGGAGGCGCACGACCTGTGCGGACTGCCGGTCACGACCGTCCGGTCCAGCATGATCCTCGCGCACAGCCGGTACGGCGGACAGCTCAACGTCACCGACGTGTTCAGCCGCCTCCTGTTCAGCGTGCTCGCCACCGGGGTCGCGCCGCGCAGCTTCTACCGTGCGGACGGCGAACGCGCCCACTACGACGGCCTGCCGGTCGAGTTCACGGCCGCCGCCGTGGTGGCGCTGGGGGGCCGCGGCACCTCTGAAGCCCCGTCGGAGTACCGGACGTTCAGCCTCGTGAACCCCAACGACGACGGCGTCTCCCTCGACGCCATCGTCGACTGGCTCGCCCAGGACGGCCATGCCATCGAGCGGGTGGACGACTACGCCGAGTGGTACCTGCGGTTCGAGGCGGCGATGCGCGCCCTGCCGGAGGCACAGCGGCAGTACGCGGCGCTGCCCATCCGGCACGGCTTCAAGGAGCCCGAGGACCCGGTACCCGGATCCGTCATCCCCTCCGACCGGTTCCGCGCCGCCGTCCGGGCCGGCGCCATCGCCGGGCACGGGGACATCCCGAGCCTCACGCGCGACCTCGTCGCCAAGTACGCCCGGGACCTGAAGAACCTGATGACAGCGGGGCGCCCCATGGACGGCAGCCACGTCAACCACTGA
- a CDS encoding phosphopantetheine-binding protein: MTTNGKVDDTALPDPPSARPELSRSYTAPDSAAERRVARVWQQVLTLDRVGVHDNFFDLGGNSTRLPAVLAALRKHPEYQDLIPLTDLFRHPTAAAAAAQLDQTAGQEAARRGSDRAALHKLRSRKGTTR; encoded by the coding sequence ATGACGACGAATGGGAAGGTGGACGATACTGCGCTGCCCGATCCCCCCTCCGCGCGCCCCGAGCTGAGCCGGTCGTACACCGCCCCGGACAGCGCGGCCGAGCGGCGCGTGGCCCGGGTGTGGCAGCAGGTGCTGACCCTGGACCGGGTCGGCGTCCACGACAACTTCTTCGACCTGGGCGGCAATTCGACACGGCTGCCGGCCGTCCTCGCGGCGCTCCGGAAACACCCGGAGTACCAGGACCTCATCCCCCTGACCGACCTGTTCCGGCACCCGACGGCGGCCGCCGCGGCTGCCCAACTCGACCAGACGGCCGGGCAGGAGGCGGCCCGGCGCGGCAGCGACCGGGCCGCCCTGCACAAGCTCCGTTCCAGGAAGGGCACGACGCGATGA